From Candidatus Mycalebacterium zealandia:
GGAAGGTTGATTTCCGTTTCCAGTTTGCTTGACAGTTCCACCTTGGCTTTTTCCGCCGCCTCTCTGAGACGCTGAATTGCCGTTTTGTCTCCCGCGAGTTCTATGCCGCTGTCTTTTTTGAACTCTTCAATAATGTAGGAGATTATGTGGCGGTCAAAGTCGTCTCCTCCGAGAGCCGTATTGCCGTTGGTTGATTTCGCTTCAATAACACCTTCGCTTATCTCAAGCACGGAAACATCGAAGGTTCCGCCTCCAAGGTCGTAAACCACAATTTTGCGGTCTTTCTGATTGTCAAAACCGTATGCGAGCGCCGCCGCGGTCGGCTCGTTGATAATTCTGTCAACCTTGAGCCCCGCTATTTTGCCCGCGTCTTTTGTCGCCTGCCGCTGGCTGTCATTGAAATACGCCGGAACGGTTATGACCGCTTCCGTTACTTCGGAACCGATGTAGCTTTCCGCCGCCTTTTTAAGTTTCATCAAAACATGGGACGCTATCTGCGGCGGAGAGTATTTTTCCCCTTCAATCTCAATCCACGCATCTTTGCCTTTGTCCGCCGAAACCACATTGTAGGGAAGTTTCTCCACAAGGTCCTGAACCTCATCCAACCGTCTTCCAATCAAGCGTTTGGACGAATAAACCGTGTTTGCGGGATTGACTACCGCCTGCCTTTTTGCCGAAGCACCGACAAGTGTTCCGTCATCTTTTGTGAAAGCCACGGTTGAAGGGGTTGTGCGCTCTCCCTCCTCGTTCACTATTACCTTTGCTTCTCCGCCTTCCACAACTGAGACGACGGAGTTTGTTGTTCCGAGGTCTATACCGATTATTTTTGACATTTTATTCCTCCATTTTTGCCATGCTGACGCTTGGCGACCGCTTGATTTTGGAAATGGCTTTGTTTTCTATCTGCCGTATCCTTTCAGCGGAGATTCTGAATTTTTTTCCGAGATCCTCAAGTTTGACGGGAGTTTCTGTTAGAAAACGCGATGTGATAATTTCCCTTTCGCGCTCATCAAGTCCGTCAAGCGCTTTGTTCAAAGCCGTTTTCCGCCAATTTTCATTTTGCGATTTCGCGAGAGCCGTTTCCTGAGACGGGGTTGTGTCCGCGACAAGTTCAAGATACGAGCCCGCGCCGGACATTCCGCCGATTTTGGAATCAAGCGAAAAATCCCTAGCCGAAGTTCTAGTTTCCATCTCCGTTATTTCCCGCGCGCTCACGCCTAGCATTTCGGACAGTTTTTCAGGTGTTGTTTTCTCTTCCGAAAGCGCGCGTCGCGCCGCAGAAATTTTCTGGAACAGTTTTCTTTCGTTGCGACTGCTTCCTATTCTTACACTGCTCCAGAACCGCATAATGTGCTCGTTTATGCGCGCCCTTATCCACCAGACCGCGTATGAAACAAGGCGGTAGCCGCGATGCGGATTGAATTTTTTGACCGCGGTCATCAGCCCGAGCGCCCCTTCCTGAATGAGGTCCATGAGGGAAACATCGTAACTTGTGTAATTTTTCGCTATGCGAACCACAAAGCGCAGGTTTGAATTCACAAGAACACGCGCCGCGTCAAGGTCGCCCGTTTCCCAATGCTTCACGGCAAGGGCGAATTCCTCCTCTCTGCTGAGCAACGGGTAACACTCAACCTCTTTCATGAACGCGCCGATATTTGAATTTAACGCAAGTATTTTCATTTCCACTTCCCTAGGCAAACAAAATAAGCACCGAAAGTCCCATGTCAAGCGGTAAAGACGCGCCCGAAAAAGAAACCTTTTAAGTTACGGGTAAAAATTTGTGTGTGAAATAAGGCGGTTACACCGCAAACCGTAAGTGTAATATCTCTTTGGTGTTTTTACATTTACGGTGAAAACCGCGTTTTTTCAGCCGGATATGGATTTTACCGCTTTTTCCGCGGCTTCCTTCATATCCGCGGCGGTTGTTATGTCAAGTCCGGATTCCGAGAGCATTTTTCTGCCGAGTTCAACGTTTGTGCCTTCAAGCCGCACAACGAGCGGAACATTGATTCCGACTTCTTTGGCGGCGGCGATAATGCCTTCCGCAATGACATCGCATTTCATTATGCCGCCGAATATGTTGACCAGAACCGATTTCACGTTCTTGTCGCTGAGTATCATTTTGAACGCTTTCGTTACCTGTTCAGTGGTAGCGCCGCCGCCGACGTCAAGGAAGTTGGCCGGCTCGCCGCCGTAGTATTTAATAATGTCCATTGTCGCCATCGCAAGCCCCGCCCCGTTGACAAGGCATCCTATGTTGCCTTCCATTTTGACGAAGCTGATTCCCACCTCTCTCGCTTCCACATCAAGCGGGTTTTCGTCGCTTACGTCCCGCATTTCTTCAAGCGCTTTGCGCCTGTACAGGGCGTTGTCATCAATATTCACTTTGCAGTCAAGCGCGCGCAACTCGCCCTCTCCGGTCAGTATCAGAGGGTTTATCTCCGCGATTGCGCAGTCATTTTCAGTGTAAAGCCTGTAAAGCGCTGATATAAAAGCGACCGCTTTGTTCACCGCTTTGCCCGTAAGGCCGATTCCAAAGGCGATACGCCTGCATTGAAACGGCTGTATGCCGATTGCCGGGTCAATAAATTCCTTGATAATCTTTTCAGGCGTCTTTTCCGCGACTTCCTCAATTTCCACCCCGCCCTCGGAACTTGCCATAACAACGTCCTTTTCGTTTGAGCGGTCTGACACAATCGCCAGATAAAACTCGTGCTTGATGTCCGCCGGCTCTTCAATGAGAACTTTGCGCACAACCTTTCCTTCGGGTCCGGTCTGGTGTGTTACAAGCGTCATCCCCAGCATTTCGGAACTGATTTTTTCCACCTCTTCGGGGGTTTCGGCAATTTTAATTCCGCCCGCTTTTCCTCTGCCCCCGGCAAGCACCTGTGCCTTGACAACAAACTTGTCAAACTTCAGGGATTTGGCGTGTTCCACCGCCTCTTTTGCCGTAGCCGCCACCTTTCCCGCCGGAACGGGTACACCGTATTTTCCCAGCAATTCCTTTGATTGATATTCGTGAAGGTTCATTTTTTTCTCCTCGGGAGTTTATTTAAGGGCTGATTTTATCCAATCCCTTTTCATTCTTGCAATGTTAATGATTGAAATTCCTTTTGGGCAGACGGCTTCGCACTCGGCGTGGTTTGAGCAGTTTCCGAACCCTTCGGCGTCCATCTGGTTGATCATCCTTCTAACTCTGCCCGCCGCTTCGGGTTTACCCTGAGGCAGAACTCCCAAATGCGATATTTTCGCCGATGTGAAAAGCGAAGCGGACGCGTTCGGGCAAGCCGCAACGCATGCTCCGCACCCTATGCATTCGGCTGAATCCATGGCGTCATCCGCTATGTTTTTAGGAACGGGAACGTCATTCGCGTTCGGCGCGCTTCCCGTGTTTACCGAGATGTATCCGCCCGCGCTTATGATTCTGTCAAACGCGCTTCTGTCAACAACAAGGTCTTTTTGAACCGGAAAAGCGTTTGCCCTGAACGGTTCAATAAATATGGTGTCTCCGTTGTTAAAATGACGCATATGTAACTGGCAAACCGTTGTTGTTGATTCGGGTCCGTGAGCTTCTCCGTTGATGGTAATTCCGCAAGTGCCGCAAATTCCCTCTCTGCAGTCGCTGTCAAAAGCGATGGGGTCTTTATTTTCCTTAATCAACCCCTCGTTCACGACATCAAGCATTTCAAGAAAAGACATATCGGGCGACACGCCCGCCGCTTCGTATTTTTCCATCGCACCTTTGGATTGTGCGTCTTTCTGCCGCCAGACCATCAGCGTGAGGTTCATTGTTTTGGAGTTTTCAGACATTGAAACGGTTTATTTGTAACTCCTCGTTGACGGTTTCACAAACTCAAAGCCCAAAGTTTCCTTCTGAATCTCGGGACTTCCGTCCGGATTGTTTTTCCACGCGGCAACATAGGCGTATTTTTCATCATCGCGCAACGCTTCGCCCTCTTCGGTCTGATATTCCTCCCTGAAATGTCCGCCGCACGACTCCTCTCTTTCAAGAGCGTCTTTCGCCATCAGTTCGCCGAGTTCAAGAAAATCCGCGACCCTGCCCGCCATTTCAAGGTTTTTGTTTATAGTGTCGGAGTTTTCGGGGATTTTGACGTTGCTCCAAAACTCCTCTTTGAGTTTAGGTATTTCAGCAAGCGCGTGGTTCAAGCTGTCTTTGCTTCTGGACATTCCTACATAGTCCCACATGATTTTTCCGAGCTCGCGGTGGAACTCCAACACTGTCTTGCTTCCTTTAATTGACAGCATTTTGTCCGTGCTTTTCCGGACGGATTCGGCGGCTTGCTTGAATTCATCCACGCTGGCGCTGATGTCCGGCAAATTCGCGCCGGCAAAGTATTCGCCTATTGTATAGGGAATGACAAAATATCCGTCCGCGAGCCCCTGCATAAGCGCGCTCGCGCCGAGCCGATTTGCTCCGTGGTCTGAAAAATTCGCCTCTCCGAGAACAAAAAGACCGGGAATTGTACTCATCAGTTTGTAATCAACCCACAACCCGCCCATGCAGTAATGAACAGCGGGATAGATTCTCATTGGAACTTCGTAGGGGTTTTCGTCCGTGATTTTGTGATAGATATCAAAAAGGTTGCCGTATTTTTCCTTGACCGCGTCCCGCCCGAGGCGTTCTATCGCGTATGCAAAATCCAGATAGACTGAGAGCCCGGTTTCTCCCACTCCCCGCCCCTCGTCGCATATCGCCTTGGCGGCTCTTGAAGCCACGTCTCTCGGCACCAGATTTCCATAGGCGGGGTATCTTCTCTCAAGGTAGTAGTCCCTCTCATTTTCAGGGATTTGGTCGGGGCTTCGTTTGTCGTCCTTGTTTTTCGGAACCCACACTCTTCCGTCATTGCGCAGACTTTCGCTCATGAGCGTCAATTTTGACTGATGGTCTCCCGACACGGGAATACATGTGGGATGAATTTGCGTAAAACATGGATTGGCGAACAGTGCGCCTTTTTTATGGCAGCGCCATGCCGCTGTCGCGTTTGAGTTTTTGCCGTTTGTGGAAAGATAGTAGATGTTGCCGTATCCGCCGGTCGCGAGAACAACCGCGTCCGCACTGTATGATTCTATTTCGCCGGTCGCGAGATTTCTGCACACCACTCCGCGCGCCGCGTCTCCGATGACGACAAGGTCAAGCATCTCTCTCATCGGGAAAATCTCAACACTTCCCTTGTCCACCTGTCTCATAAGCGCGCTATATGCGCCTATGAGCAACTGTTGCCCGGTTTGTCCGCGCGCGTAGAAAGTTCTGGACACCTGAGCGCCCCCGAAAGAGCGGTTTTCAAGCAGCCCCCCGTAGTCTCTGGCGAACGGAACGCCCTGCGCGACGCACTGGTCTATAATTCCCGCACTTATTTCCGCAAGCCGGTAAACGTTTGCCTCTCTTGCCCTGTAGTCCCCGCCTTTGATTGTGTCATAAAAAAGACGCCATACGCTGTCTCCGTCATTCTGGTAGTTTTTCGCGGCGTTGATTCCGCCCTGCGCGGCGATACTGTGAGCTCTTCTCGGAGAATCTTGTATGCAGATGTTTGTTATTTGATATCCCAACTCCGCCAAAGACGCGCTTGCGGAAGCTCCGGCGAGCCCGCTACCCACCACAATGACTTTGAACCCGCGTTTATTCGCCGGATTGACCAGAGGCACGGTGGATTTGTATTTAGTCCATTTATCTTTAAGTGCGCCTTCGGGAATTTTTGCGTTAAAAGACAATTTTGTTTTTTATCCTCCGTGCCCGGTGATGTGCACCCAAAGTGGTATCACAAGAAATCCCGCCGCCAGAACAACCGCCATCAAGTATCCCGCCGTGGTTACAAAAGATATATATTTTTTGTTCACCGCTCCCAGAGACTGAAACGCACTCCAGTATCCGTGGCGCAGGTGGAAGCCCAGAAAAATCATCGCCGCCATATATAGAACCACATTGAGGTGGCTTTCAAAAAAATTGTAAACAAGCGCGTGAAGATCTCTTGTCACTTCGCCGTTAATCGTAGTGTAGTACCCTTCGGCGATTCCGGGACCGAACCGGAAAGACAAAACATGCCACACGACAAACGCTCCGAGCAGTATGCCCGTGTAAATCATATTTCTTGAAACCGCGGGGCTTGTGGTGGTTGCTCTGCCTTTTGACGTCGCTTCGTATTTTCCGGTGCGGGCTTTTCTGTTGGAAATTGTGATGGCGATGGAACTGATTATGTGAGCGGCGAACAGCGCAAGCAACCCTATTTCAATAGCCATGAGAAGCCAGCCGAGGTCGTGAAGGTATTTGGCGTAGGTGTTGAAAAGATTTGAGTCATCGCTGAAAAGCGTCAAGTTGCCCAGAAGGTGGACTACAAGAAATGAGATAAGTCCAATGCCCGTGAGCGCGTTGAGAATTTTTTTCGCTACTGATGGCATTGATTATCCTTTTATTTTATCAATCTTATCACACAACTCTTTTACGCTTGCGACTGAAGTTTTCAACTGTTTGGCTTCGGTCTTCGTAAGGTCTACTTCAACTATCTCTTCCGCGCCGCCCGCGCCAAGTTTTACCGGAAGCCCGGCAAACATTCCTTTGACGCCGTATTCGCCCTCGGCGAGCACACAGCATGGAAGAACCTGTTTTTTGTCTTTGATTATGGCTTCCGCCATCAGAGCCGCGGCCGCTCCCGGCGCATAGAAAGCGCTTCCTGTTTTAAGCAGTCCCACAATTTCCGCGCCGCCCTTGCGGGTTCTATCTATCAGGGCGTTTATTCTTTTTTTCGGAAGAATGTCCGTAAGCGGGATTCCCGAAACCGTCGTGTAGCGCGCAAGCGGAACCATATCGTCTCCATGCCCACCAAGCACAAACGCGTCTATGTTTTCCACCGAAACATTCAGTTCTTCCGCTATGAAGGTTTTGAAGCGCGCCGAGTCCAGAACGCCAGCCATTCCCATCACCCTGTGTTTTTGGAAACCACTTGTTTTGTAAGCCGCATAAACCATAGCGTCAAGCGGGTTGGTTACAAGAATAAGAATTGCCTTCGGGGATTTTTTCACCGCCGCTTTGACTACCTGACGGATAATTTTTGTGTTTGTGGCAAGCAGGTCATCTCTGCTCATTCCCGGCTTTCTCGCGATGCCCGAAGTGATGATTATGATGTCCGAACCGGCCGTTTCATCATATTCATTGCTTCCGCAGACTTTTACGTTAACACCCAGGACCGCGCACATCTGCGACATGTCCAGTGCTTTGCCCTGCGGCATATCCTCAACTATGTCAACGATTACGACGTCGGCAATCTCGGCCTCAGCGACTCTCATAGCTGCGGTCGCGCCAACGTTACCTCCGCCTATGATGGAAACTTTCGGCCTGGCCATGTTTTGCTACCCTCTGGGGTTTAACCCATATTATCAACTATGGCGTTGCCAAATTCACTGCATTTTAGGAGAGTTGCTCCGTCCATAAGGCGCTCAAAGTCGTAGGTAACGGTTTTCTTCCTGATTGACTCCGCCATGCCTTTCTCAATAAGGTCGGCGGCTTCATTCCAGCCGAGATGGCGGAACATCATGACTCCGGAAAGAATTACCGAACTGGGGTTCACTTTGTCCTGCCCGGCGTATTTAGGAGCCGTTCCGTGGGTTGCCTCGAAGATTCCGTGCCCCGTTTCGTAGTTTATGTTTGCCCCCGGAGCGATTCCTATTCCCCCGACCTGTGCGGCAAGGGCGTCTGACAGATAGTCTCCGTTGAGGTTCATGGTTGCGATAACGTCAAACTCTTTGGCTCTGGTGAGAACCTGCTGAAGAGTTATGTCCGCAATGGTGTCTTTAACCAGCAGTTTTTTCTTGTATGCTCCGTTCCCGTGTGAACCGTAGATTGAATTGACAACATTCTCCACTTCACTGCACAAATCAGCTTTCTGTGTTTCTGTCATCATGTCGTATCCGGGGTCTATTTTTTTCGCGTTGTCTTCGATGCTGATTTCCGGGTCTCTGTCTTTATTGTCCAGTATCCAGCTTTCCCTTTCTGTTATGGTCTGGTCACGAAATTCTGAAACCGCCACCTCAAAGCCCCAGTCTTTGAAAGCGCCTTCGGTAAATTTCATTATATTGCCTTTGTGAACAAAGCAGACGCTTTTGCGTTCGTGTTCCAGAGCGTAGCGAATCGCGGCACGGACAAGGCGGGCTGTTCCTTCCTGTGAAACCGGTTTGATTCCAATTCCCGAAGTTTCAGGAAAGCGGATTTTCTCAACTCCCATTTCGTCCTGTATAAAATTGATGATTTTTTTTGCTTCCGGAGTTTGAGATTTCCATTCAATTCCCGCGTAGATGTCTTCGGAGTTTTCGCGAAAAATCACCATGTCAACATTTTGAGGACTTTTGACCGGACTCGGAACGCCTTCGTACCATCTCACCGGACGCAGACAGACATAAAGGTCAAGTATTTGCCTGAGCGCCACATTGAGGCTTCTTATGCCTCCGCCAATCGGGGTTGTGAGAGGCCCCTTGATTCCCACAAGGTATTTTCTAAAACCCTCAACGGTTTCGTCCGGAAGCCAGTTTCCGGTCTCATTAAACGCTTTTTCTCCGGCGAGTACTTCAAACCAGTCAATTTTTTTCTTTCCGGCGTACGCTTTTTCGACCGCCGAATCAAAAACATACTGGGAAGATTTCCAGATGTCGGGTCCTGTTCCGTCCCCTTCAATGAAGGGAATTACCGGATTGTCGGGAACTTGCAGTTTGCCCTGTTTGATGCTTATTGTCTTTCCTTGCGGCATATGTCTTTTCTCCCTAAATTACGAAAATGAAGTGTCCGAAAGCAGTCTTTCGGTTCGGGGAATAATAATTGTGCAAGAAGTTGTTGTCAACGGCGTCAAGGTGGTTTTAAGCCGGTGGGGTTTAAAAATCCACCTGTTTGAGTTCCCAATACGCCTTTGAATCTTTGAGGTGTTCGTTTCCCAGGAGACGGTCTATCGCTTTTTTCCCTTCCCTGTCCGTTTTGTGCGGGTTCGCGCCGTTTTTGATGAGAGCGACCACAACGTCGGGGTTTGTGCTGTTCCACGCGGCTTTTAACAGAGGCGTTTTTCCGTCAAGCCCCGTTATGTTTGGGTCCGCTCCGTTTTGCACAAGCGCGAGGATTACTTTTTCGTTTGCGTTGTTCCACGCCGCTTTCATAAGAGCGGTTTCGCCGTTGCTGTCAACCTCATTGGCGTTGGCTCCTTTTTCTATGAGAGTCTCAAGTATTTTTTCGTTTGTGTTGTTCCACGCCGCAAACATAAGAGCGGTTTCTCCGTTCGGGGTTCGGGCTCTTACATCAGCTCCGTTCTCTATCAGAGCAAGAATAACTTCATGGTTCGGATTTACTTCCGCCGCTACCATAAGAGGGGTTTTGCCTTCATTGTTTCTTGCATTGACCTCCGCCCCGTTTTGTATAAGAGTGATAAAACTTTCCGTATCCTGCCTTGCTATGGCGGCAATTATAAGAGGCGAATTTCCCCGATCGTCTCTTCCGTTAGCGTCCGCTCCTTTTCTGACTGCGGTTTCAATCTGTCTGTGGGTCGCGTCACGAACGAAAGTGATGTCCGTGAGGCTGTTTTTTGGAGTGTGCTGGGAAAGGAATACTACTATAAGTCCTATGACGCAGATTGCCGCAAGCGCGGCTATGAGCCACTTGCTTAAATTGTTTAGCCTTTGCCCGATTCTCCAGCGTACGGGAAAAGGCTCAAAATATTTTTCGGTCTTCTTTTTCTTCCACACTTAGGTGCACACTCAGTAGTAACGGCACTTCAACTCTCTTGGTGCGCCTTCAATATCCTCTGAATATAACAAACCGCCACAACAAAAACAAATAAACGGAAGTCAAATCATTTGCTTAATTACCGTCTGAAGGATTCCGCCGTTGTTGTAGTATTCTACTTCAACGGGGCTGTCCAGACGGCAAATCGCGGAAAAGTTTTTTTCTCCGCTCTCTCCACTTACTTTTACGGTAAATTCCTGTCCGGGTGTGATTTCACCTGAAAGCCCTTGTATGGAAAAGGTTTCAAAGCCCGTCAGGGAAAGAGTTTGAGCATTTTCATCTTTTTTGAATTGCAGGGGAAGAACACCCATTCCGACCAGATTGCTGCGGTGGATTCTCTCAAAACTTTCCGCTATTACACATTTCACTCCCAGAAGAGCCGTTCCCTTTGCCGCCCAATCACGC
This genomic window contains:
- a CDS encoding sigma-70 family RNA polymerase sigma factor, with the protein product MKILALNSNIGAFMKEVECYPLLSREEEFALAVKHWETGDLDAARVLVNSNLRFVVRIAKNYTSYDVSLMDLIQEGALGLMTAVKKFNPHRGYRLVSYAVWWIRARINEHIMRFWSSVRIGSSRNERKLFQKISAARRALSEEKTTPEKLSEMLGVSAREITEMETRTSARDFSLDSKIGGMSGAGSYLELVADTTPSQETALAKSQNENWRKTALNKALDGLDEREREIITSRFLTETPVKLEDLGKKFRISAERIRQIENKAISKIKRSPSVSMAKMEE
- the sucC gene encoding ADP-forming succinate--CoA ligase subunit beta; protein product: MNLHEYQSKELLGKYGVPVPAGKVAATAKEAVEHAKSLKFDKFVVKAQVLAGGRGKAGGIKIAETPEEVEKISSEMLGMTLVTHQTGPEGKVVRKVLIEEPADIKHEFYLAIVSDRSNEKDVVMASSEGGVEIEEVAEKTPEKIIKEFIDPAIGIQPFQCRRIAFGIGLTGKAVNKAVAFISALYRLYTENDCAIAEINPLILTGEGELRALDCKVNIDDNALYRRKALEEMRDVSDENPLDVEAREVGISFVKMEGNIGCLVNGAGLAMATMDIIKYYGGEPANFLDVGGGATTEQVTKAFKMILSDKNVKSVLVNIFGGIMKCDVIAEGIIAAAKEVGINVPLVVRLEGTNVELGRKMLSESGLDITTAADMKEAAEKAVKSISG
- a CDS encoding succinate dehydrogenase/fumarate reductase iron-sulfur subunit: MNLTLMVWRQKDAQSKGAMEKYEAAGVSPDMSFLEMLDVVNEGLIKENKDPIAFDSDCREGICGTCGITINGEAHGPESTTTVCQLHMRHFNNGDTIFIEPFRANAFPVQKDLVVDRSAFDRIISAGGYISVNTGSAPNANDVPVPKNIADDAMDSAECIGCGACVAACPNASASLFTSAKISHLGVLPQGKPEAAGRVRRMINQMDAEGFGNCSNHAECEAVCPKGISIINIARMKRDWIKSALK
- the sdhA gene encoding succinate dehydrogenase (quinone) flavoprotein subunit, with the protein product MSFNAKIPEGALKDKWTKYKSTVPLVNPANKRGFKVIVVGSGLAGASASASLAELGYQITNICIQDSPRRAHSIAAQGGINAAKNYQNDGDSVWRLFYDTIKGGDYRAREANVYRLAEISAGIIDQCVAQGVPFARDYGGLLENRSFGGAQVSRTFYARGQTGQQLLIGAYSALMRQVDKGSVEIFPMREMLDLVVIGDAARGVVCRNLATGEIESYSADAVVLATGGYGNIYYLSTNGKNSNATAAWRCHKKGALFANPCFTQIHPTCIPVSGDHQSKLTLMSESLRNDGRVWVPKNKDDKRSPDQIPENERDYYLERRYPAYGNLVPRDVASRAAKAICDEGRGVGETGLSVYLDFAYAIERLGRDAVKEKYGNLFDIYHKITDENPYEVPMRIYPAVHYCMGGLWVDYKLMSTIPGLFVLGEANFSDHGANRLGASALMQGLADGYFVIPYTIGEYFAGANLPDISASVDEFKQAAESVRKSTDKMLSIKGSKTVLEFHRELGKIMWDYVGMSRSKDSLNHALAEIPKLKEEFWSNVKIPENSDTINKNLEMAGRVADFLELGELMAKDALEREESCGGHFREEYQTEEGEALRDDEKYAYVAAWKNNPDGSPEIQKETLGFEFVKPSTRSYK
- the mdh gene encoding malate dehydrogenase gives rise to the protein MARPKVSIIGGGNVGATAAMRVAEAEIADVVIVDIVEDMPQGKALDMSQMCAVLGVNVKVCGSNEYDETAGSDIIIITSGIARKPGMSRDDLLATNTKIIRQVVKAAVKKSPKAILILVTNPLDAMVYAAYKTSGFQKHRVMGMAGVLDSARFKTFIAEELNVSVENIDAFVLGGHGDDMVPLARYTTVSGIPLTDILPKKRINALIDRTRKGGAEIVGLLKTGSAFYAPGAAAALMAEAIIKDKKQVLPCCVLAEGEYGVKGMFAGLPVKLGAGGAEEIVEVDLTKTEAKQLKTSVASVKELCDKIDKIKG
- a CDS encoding NADP-dependent isocitrate dehydrogenase, with translation MPQGKTISIKQGKLQVPDNPVIPFIEGDGTGPDIWKSSQYVFDSAVEKAYAGKKKIDWFEVLAGEKAFNETGNWLPDETVEGFRKYLVGIKGPLTTPIGGGIRSLNVALRQILDLYVCLRPVRWYEGVPSPVKSPQNVDMVIFRENSEDIYAGIEWKSQTPEAKKIINFIQDEMGVEKIRFPETSGIGIKPVSQEGTARLVRAAIRYALEHERKSVCFVHKGNIMKFTEGAFKDWGFEVAVSEFRDQTITERESWILDNKDRDPEISIEDNAKKIDPGYDMMTETQKADLCSEVENVVNSIYGSHGNGAYKKKLLVKDTIADITLQQVLTRAKEFDVIATMNLNGDYLSDALAAQVGGIGIAPGANINYETGHGIFEATHGTAPKYAGQDKVNPSSVILSGVMMFRHLGWNEAADLIEKGMAESIRKKTVTYDFERLMDGATLLKCSEFGNAIVDNMG